In Microcoleus sp. FACHB-831, the following proteins share a genomic window:
- a CDS encoding O-methyltransferase, whose amino-acid sequence MSETLVRNQARPVTPLGILVEKLETILKMTQDATVRGEIADALKQAYQLAAGIDPYLEAVSTQESPALAALAKKTREEPWSKRFSDRATVRQLEQEMLSGHLEGQTLKMFVCMSGAKNILEIGMFTGYSALAMAEALPEDGRVVACEVDEYVANFAASCFQESPHGSKISIEVAPALETLRKLAKAGESFDLVFIDADKKEYIDYFKLLLDTNLLAPNGFICVDNTLLQGQPYLPPEQQTPNGEAIAQFNRVVADDPRVEQVLLPLRDGLTIIRRV is encoded by the coding sequence CAGTAACTCCCTTGGGGATTTTGGTGGAAAAGCTGGAAACCATCCTCAAAATGACCCAAGACGCAACTGTTCGTGGCGAAATTGCAGATGCTCTCAAGCAGGCGTATCAACTGGCAGCAGGTATAGATCCGTACCTGGAAGCGGTTAGCACCCAGGAATCTCCAGCCTTAGCAGCGTTAGCTAAAAAGACTAGGGAAGAACCTTGGAGCAAGCGGTTTTCAGATCGAGCAACCGTGCGTCAGTTGGAACAAGAGATGCTCTCCGGACACCTTGAAGGACAAACTCTGAAGATGTTTGTCTGCATGAGTGGCGCAAAAAACATCTTGGAAATTGGGATGTTTACAGGGTACTCGGCACTGGCAATGGCAGAAGCGTTACCAGAAGATGGACGAGTGGTTGCTTGTGAGGTGGATGAATATGTAGCTAATTTCGCTGCATCCTGCTTTCAAGAGTCGCCGCACGGGAGCAAAATTTCTATAGAAGTTGCTCCGGCTTTGGAGACGCTTCGCAAATTAGCAAAGGCGGGAGAGTCCTTCGATTTGGTGTTTATTGATGCCGATAAGAAGGAGTATATCGACTATTTCAAGCTGCTGCTAGATACCAATTTGCTGGCGCCAAACGGGTTTATATGCGTGGATAATACCTTGCTCCAGGGACAACCATATTTGCCACCAGAGCAACAAACGCCGAATGGGGAAGCGATCGCGCAATTCAACCGCGTCGTTGCTGACGATCCAAGAGTTGAACAGGTGTTGCTACCCTTGCGAGATGGTTTGACTATCATCCGGCGAGTGTAA